Within the Thermostichus lividus PCC 6715 genome, the region ATTCCATGGCCATGGGAGCCGCGTACTGTGCCGCCAAGTTCGGGGTGGTGGGCTTTAGTAAGTGCATGGCCGAGGAACTCAAACGCTACGGCATTAAGTTTAGCCTGTTCTATTTTGGCGGCGTGGATACGCCCTTTTGGGATGGCGTGAGCCTCAAAGTCGATCGCCAGAAACTCTTGCAGCCAGATGCAGCAGCAGCCTTGATCCAAGCTGCCTTGGAAACCGATCGCCACGCAGTTCCCCTTGAGCTAAGCTTGATGCCCGATAGTCATGTGTTTTTCTAGAGGCAATGTTTTCTAGAGCCAATAGCCCCAATGGACTAGGCTAGAACATGCAGCATTTGAGACGAGGTTCCATGCAAGACGGACGGGTGATTGCCGATTCCCTCTCGCCAGCAGGAATACGGCTAGTCACACTTCAATTAACCTATCCGCGGTTTATCCACAGCGAACTGCTCACCCACCGCGTATTTTCCCGTAATTCTGCCAGTTCTCGTGCTGTTCCCATCAGCAAAATGATGGAACAGGTGAGGCAAGACCCAGTGATACCCTATCACTGGGGGCAAAACCAGAAAGGGATGCAAGCCCGCGTAGAAAGCGAACACAAGGAAGCGGCAAAGGAGATATGGCTAGAAACCCGCCTTGCCGTTTTAGAGGGTGCCCGTAAGCTGAACGAGTTAGGGATTCACAAGCAGGTTGTAAATCGGATACTAGAGCCGTGGATGTGGATGCAAACGGTGGTCAGCAGCACCGAGTGGGACAACTTCCTTGCGCTACGCAATCATCCCGATGCCCAACCAGAGATGCAGTCCCTAGCCAAGATGATCCAGCATTTGCTAGAAGCCCATACCCCTACACCGCTAGCCGT harbors:
- a CDS encoding FAD-dependent thymidylate synthase, which encodes MQDGRVIADSLSPAGIRLVTLQLTYPRFIHSELLTHRVFSRNSASSRAVPISKMMEQVRQDPVIPYHWGQNQKGMQARVESEHKEAAKEIWLETRLAVLEGARKLNELGIHKQVVNRILEPWMWMQTVVSSTEWDNFLALRNHPDAQPEMQSLAKMIQHLLEAHTPTPLAVGEWHLPYIEERDRQQYTLEECKYMSVARCARVSYYLRDGQRSDPASDLALYQRLAGANPKHLSPLEHVAECMGDRRRYANFVGWRQLRYFEEAHLPKGQAAAQGYLQVSE